A genomic window from Rhizobium sp. EC-SD404 includes:
- a CDS encoding tetratricopeptide repeat-containing glycosyltransferase family protein, with translation MANPKPARNQAGDASRPEDALKARMIGAQTLLAAVAAKTQGQHPRKPFNAPPASKAERKASKKAIELTSEATKALHARRYKVAETLFDQAIALFPSPPHRLLINRLTAASKAANHAYVAEHYPQVRAMAKTDDEKATVDHIWIDCLVAAGYPDQALELIEVWRTSDVKTWASIQTVAGIIEEDRGNFDRAMAIQEAILARDPDCAVARWHLSLHQMAAGKLPEAFQNYDIRWEISDFPSEHRKFEISRWQGEALEGKKILVWREQGVGDEIRFAGLLSDLVMAGADVTFECTAKLVPLFRPSLPDIKVTPVVPAANRTPALYAEFDFETPLGSLARFLRPSAEALQAKARPFLKRSPEIENNVREAMNARPDQPVIGLCWRSSLRNLHRDKNYLRAEHIAALKLLGRSGFICLQYDQCGEEVAIMQELGLPVTQFSSIDQMNDLAGAALLAGACDLVISAGTATAELAAGLGVPTLLFGPQHSRIRLGTDGMPWHAATRYMPTIPDEPIELMKTILFDWEKIAAWAEDKSISGRKIDWSQSYPGA, from the coding sequence ATGGCGAACCCCAAGCCTGCCCGCAACCAAGCTGGTGACGCAAGTCGGCCGGAGGACGCATTGAAGGCACGCATGATAGGGGCGCAGACGCTGCTGGCTGCCGTTGCGGCCAAGACGCAAGGCCAGCATCCAAGAAAACCATTCAACGCGCCTCCCGCATCGAAGGCAGAACGCAAGGCGTCGAAAAAAGCCATCGAACTGACCTCTGAAGCGACCAAGGCTTTGCATGCTCGGCGCTACAAGGTGGCCGAGACCCTTTTCGATCAGGCCATCGCCCTGTTCCCATCACCGCCGCACCGGCTGTTGATCAACAGGCTCACTGCTGCGTCGAAGGCTGCCAACCACGCCTATGTTGCTGAGCATTATCCGCAGGTCCGTGCCATGGCGAAGACGGACGATGAGAAAGCGACGGTCGACCATATCTGGATCGACTGTCTCGTTGCCGCCGGATACCCGGACCAGGCGCTCGAACTGATCGAGGTATGGCGTACTTCTGACGTGAAGACTTGGGCCTCGATCCAGACGGTCGCCGGGATCATCGAAGAGGATCGCGGCAACTTCGACAGGGCGATGGCCATTCAGGAGGCGATCCTCGCCCGTGATCCAGACTGTGCCGTTGCGCGCTGGCACCTCTCTCTTCACCAGATGGCGGCCGGGAAATTACCTGAGGCATTCCAAAATTACGATATCCGCTGGGAAATCAGCGATTTTCCGTCTGAGCATCGCAAATTCGAGATTTCCAGGTGGCAAGGCGAAGCTTTGGAAGGCAAGAAAATTCTCGTCTGGCGCGAGCAAGGGGTCGGAGATGAAATTCGTTTCGCGGGTCTCCTCTCGGACCTCGTCATGGCTGGCGCTGACGTCACCTTCGAATGCACGGCAAAACTCGTCCCGCTGTTCCGCCCGTCTCTGCCGGACATCAAGGTCACACCCGTCGTGCCTGCGGCTAACCGGACACCCGCGCTCTATGCCGAATTCGATTTCGAGACCCCGCTTGGCTCTCTAGCGCGGTTCCTGCGGCCATCCGCTGAAGCCTTGCAGGCTAAGGCGCGGCCCTTCCTGAAACGCAGCCCTGAGATTGAGAACAACGTCCGCGAAGCGATGAACGCGCGGCCCGATCAACCGGTTATCGGTCTCTGTTGGCGCTCAAGCCTGCGCAACCTGCATCGCGACAAGAACTATCTGCGTGCCGAGCACATTGCAGCCCTGAAGCTGCTCGGGAGAAGCGGGTTCATCTGCCTTCAGTATGACCAGTGCGGCGAAGAAGTCGCGATTATGCAGGAACTCGGCCTCCCGGTAACCCAATTCTCCAGCATCGATCAAATGAACGATCTCGCGGGAGCGGCCCTGCTCGCCGGCGCCTGCGACCTAGTCATCTCCGCAGGAACGGCAACTGCCGAACTTGCTGCCGGCCTTGGGGTCCCTACGCTGCTCTTTGGACCCCAGCACAGCCGCATCCGGCTCGGGACCGATGGCATGCCATGGCACGCAGCGACGCGTTACATGCCGACCATCCCCGATGAGCCGATAGAGTTGATGAAGACCATTTTGTTCGATTGGGAGAAGATTGCAGCCTGGGCCGAGGATAAGAGCATTTCGGGCCGAAAGATCGATTGGAGCCAATCGTACCCTGGCGCATGA
- a CDS encoding flagellin: MTSLLTNSAAMGALQTLRSINSDMETTQGRISSGMKVQTAGDNAAYWSIATTMRSDNKALSTVQDALGLGAAKVDTAYTGMNAAIEVVDEIKAKLVAASEPGVDKAKIQKEIDQLQNQLVSVVGSAAFSGENWLSHDTDNVAGTKSIVGSFNRDSQNNVSITKLDVDTTATSLIETDATGGYVASGNGLLSNDLRYINASGASASITGVSVLTLDISAMTAGALSNALSGIDAVLQSMTDAAADLGAVKSRIEMQEDFVANLMDSIDSGIGRLVDADMNEESTRLRALQTQQQLGIQSLSIANSNSQNILQLFQG, encoded by the coding sequence ATGACGAGTCTTCTCACCAACAGCGCAGCCATGGGCGCGCTGCAGACGCTGCGCTCCATCAACTCGGACATGGAAACGACGCAGGGTCGCATTTCTTCGGGCATGAAGGTTCAGACGGCCGGCGACAACGCCGCCTACTGGTCGATTGCCACGACCATGCGTTCAGACAACAAGGCTCTCTCGACCGTTCAGGACGCACTCGGTCTCGGCGCTGCCAAGGTCGACACCGCATACACGGGTATGAACGCTGCGATCGAAGTCGTCGACGAAATCAAGGCAAAGCTGGTTGCAGCTTCGGAGCCGGGCGTCGACAAGGCCAAGATCCAGAAGGAAATCGATCAGCTTCAGAACCAGCTGGTAAGCGTCGTCGGATCGGCAGCATTCTCGGGTGAAAACTGGCTCTCCCACGACACCGACAACGTCGCCGGCACCAAGTCGATCGTCGGTTCGTTCAACCGCGACTCCCAGAACAACGTCTCCATTACCAAGCTGGATGTCGACACGACCGCCACTTCGTTGATTGAAACCGATGCAACCGGCGGCTATGTCGCTTCCGGCAACGGCCTACTCTCCAACGATCTGCGCTACATCAATGCTTCGGGCGCTTCTGCTTCGATCACCGGCGTTTCGGTGCTCACGCTCGACATCTCCGCCATGACGGCTGGCGCTCTCAGCAATGCTCTTTCGGGTATCGACGCTGTGCTGCAGTCGATGACGGATGCAGCTGCCGACCTCGGTGCTGTCAAGAGCCGCATCGAAATGCAGGAAGACTTCGTCGCCAACCTGATGGACTCCATCGACAGCGGTATCGGCCGTCTGGTGGACGCCGACATGAACGAAGAGTCGACCCGTCTGCGGGCGCTTCAGACCCAGCAGCAGCTCGGCATCCAGTCGCTGTCGATCGCCAACTCGAACTCGCAGAACATTCTGCAGCTCTTCCAGGGCTAA
- a CDS encoding flagellin, giving the protein MTSLLTNTSAMSALQTLRSINSEMSTTQGRISSGMKVGEASDNAAYWSIATTMRSDNKALSSVQDALGLGAAKIDTAYTGMNAAIEVVDEIKTKLVAASEPGVDKAKVQKEITQLQEQLTSLTKSSSFNGENWLYHDDNNSATTKAVVGSFNRDASNNVSLTTLDIDTTATSLIEVNASGGYVASGNGLLSNDLTYTNASGTSASLSGVNVMNLDITDMSAGDLSNALSGVDSVLQSMTDAAADLGAVKKRVEMQGDFVSDLKNSIDSGIGRLVDADMNEESTRLRALQTQQQLGIQSLSIANSQSQNILQLFG; this is encoded by the coding sequence ATGACGAGCCTTCTCACCAACACGTCGGCCATGTCTGCTCTCCAGACGCTGCGTTCGATCAATTCCGAAATGTCCACGACCCAGGGCCGCATCTCGTCGGGCATGAAAGTCGGCGAAGCTTCCGACAACGCCGCTTACTGGTCGATCGCAACCACCATGCGTTCGGACAACAAGGCACTCTCGTCGGTTCAGGACGCACTCGGCCTCGGCGCTGCCAAGATCGATACCGCCTACACCGGTATGAACGCCGCCATCGAAGTCGTTGACGAAATCAAGACCAAGCTGGTTGCAGCTTCCGAACCGGGCGTCGACAAGGCCAAGGTTCAGAAGGAAATCACGCAGCTCCAAGAGCAGCTGACCAGCCTGACCAAGTCCTCCTCGTTCAACGGCGAAAACTGGCTCTATCACGACGACAACAACTCGGCGACCACGAAGGCCGTTGTTGGTTCGTTCAACCGTGACGCCAGCAACAATGTCAGCCTGACCACCCTCGACATCGACACGACCGCCACGTCGCTGATCGAAGTCAACGCTTCTGGTGGTTACGTTGCTTCCGGCAATGGTCTTCTGTCCAACGACCTAACTTACACCAATGCCAGCGGCACCTCCGCATCGCTGAGCGGCGTGAACGTCATGAACCTCGACATCACCGACATGTCGGCTGGTGATCTTTCGAACGCCTTGTCCGGCGTGGACTCTGTTCTCCAGAGCATGACCGATGCCGCTGCCGATCTCGGTGCCGTGAAGAAGCGCGTCGAGATGCAGGGTGACTTCGTTTCGGACCTTAAGAATTCCATCGACAGCGGTATCGGCCGCCTCGTGGATGCCGACATGAACGAAGAGTCCACCCGCCTTCGCGCTCTGCAGACGCAGCAGCAGCTCGGTATCCAGTCGCTGTCGATTGCGAACTCGCAGTCGCAGAACATCCTGCAGCTCTTCGGCTAA
- the fliP gene encoding flagellar type III secretion system pore protein FliP (The bacterial flagellar biogenesis protein FliP forms a type III secretion system (T3SS)-type pore required for flagellar assembly.) encodes MNRLLIAGFAMMALIASAQAQGIDPGLFEAPIDGSVASWIIRTFGLITVLSVAPGILIMVTSFPRLIIAFAILRAGMGLQTTPANVILVSLALFMTFYIMAPTFDRAWSEGVQPLMEEQIDETQAIELIADPFRDFMMANTRDEDLNLFIDIATERGQTVETDGVIDLRVLTPAFMISEIRRGFEIGFLIVLPFLVIDLVVATITMSMGMMMLPPTAISLPFKILFFVLIDGWNLLVGSLVRSFV; translated from the coding sequence ATGAACCGATTGCTCATAGCTGGCTTCGCCATGATGGCGTTGATTGCCAGTGCCCAGGCCCAGGGGATTGATCCCGGTCTTTTCGAGGCGCCCATCGATGGGTCCGTCGCGAGCTGGATCATCCGAACCTTCGGCCTGATCACCGTTCTGTCGGTTGCGCCCGGCATCCTGATCATGGTGACCAGCTTTCCTCGGCTGATCATTGCATTCGCGATCCTGCGCGCCGGCATGGGCCTGCAGACGACGCCTGCGAACGTCATCCTCGTTTCCCTTGCCCTCTTCATGACATTCTACATCATGGCGCCTACTTTCGATCGGGCATGGTCGGAAGGCGTCCAGCCACTGATGGAAGAGCAGATCGACGAGACGCAAGCCATCGAGCTGATCGCCGATCCCTTCCGCGACTTCATGATGGCCAATACGCGCGACGAGGATCTGAACCTCTTCATCGACATCGCGACCGAACGCGGCCAAACCGTCGAAACAGACGGCGTGATCGACCTGCGCGTGCTCACCCCGGCGTTCATGATTTCGGAGATCCGACGCGGCTTCGAGATCGGCTTTCTCATCGTGCTGCCGTTTCTCGTCATCGACCTCGTTGTTGCGACGATCACCATGTCGATGGGCATGATGATGCTGCCGCCTACGGCCATTTCATTGCCGTTCAAGATTCTGTTTTTCGTATTGATCGATGGCTGGAACCTGCTTGTTGGCTCCCTGGTGCGCTCGTTCGTCTGA
- a CDS encoding flagellar basal body-associated FliL family protein, with protein sequence MTTPEETGNAPKKPSAMITIAVVLVLSAVAAGGGWVVGGMLAPQVEAAVPEDEAEAHGDEAGGEAHAAPKVVALDPITTNLAYPSENWIRLEVSLVFADMADDAMAQTVHQDIVAYLRTVSLQQIEGARGFQHLKEDLTERAALRSQGKVASLMFRTFVIE encoded by the coding sequence ATGACGACACCTGAAGAAACGGGCAACGCGCCGAAGAAGCCTTCGGCGATGATCACGATCGCCGTGGTTCTGGTCCTGTCGGCTGTTGCAGCCGGTGGTGGATGGGTCGTTGGCGGCATGCTCGCACCGCAGGTCGAGGCGGCCGTGCCGGAAGACGAAGCCGAGGCTCATGGCGACGAAGCTGGGGGCGAGGCGCATGCTGCTCCCAAGGTGGTCGCGCTCGATCCAATCACCACCAATCTTGCCTATCCATCTGAAAATTGGATCCGCCTCGAAGTCTCGCTGGTGTTCGCCGACATGGCCGACGACGCGATGGCGCAGACGGTTCATCAGGATATCGTCGCCTATCTGCGCACCGTCTCGCTGCAGCAGATCGAGGGCGCCCGAGGTTTCCAGCACCTCAAGGAAGACCTGACCGAACGGGCCGCGTTGCGCTCGCAAGGCAAGGTAGCCAGCCTCATGTTCAGGACCTTCGTGATCGAATGA
- the flgH gene encoding flagellar basal body L-ring protein FlgH, with the protein MIRRLTLLATLAVLTGCNSQTFNEIGRAPAMSPVGAGLTYGQTPQMALYPKQPLTTNRSFSIWQDSQSALFKDARAINVGDILTVDIAINDRAAFDNETERSRVNNSGIGLGGAYNIFGGSGAGEADIDFGSNTSTNGSGSTARSEQLRLSVAAVVTGILENGNLVISGSQEVRVNQELRILNIAGIARPRDVDAFNRISYEKIAETRISYGGRGRLTEVQQPPVGQQFVDIYSPI; encoded by the coding sequence ATGATCCGCCGCCTGACCCTTCTCGCGACGCTTGCGGTTCTCACCGGCTGCAATTCGCAGACCTTCAACGAGATCGGGCGCGCGCCGGCCATGAGCCCGGTCGGTGCCGGCTTGACCTACGGCCAGACGCCTCAGATGGCGCTTTATCCGAAGCAGCCGCTAACGACCAATCGCAGCTTCTCGATCTGGCAAGATAGCCAGAGCGCCCTGTTCAAGGATGCGCGAGCGATCAATGTCGGTGACATCCTGACAGTCGACATCGCGATCAATGACCGCGCTGCCTTCGATAACGAGACCGAACGCAGCCGCGTCAACAACAGCGGCATCGGATTGGGCGGTGCCTATAACATTTTCGGCGGCAGCGGCGCCGGCGAAGCGGATATCGACTTCGGCTCGAACACATCGACGAATGGCTCGGGCTCAACCGCTCGTTCAGAGCAATTGCGCCTGAGTGTTGCCGCCGTCGTCACGGGCATCTTGGAGAACGGAAACCTGGTGATCAGCGGGTCCCAGGAAGTCCGCGTCAATCAGGAACTTCGCATCCTCAATATTGCGGGGATAGCGCGTCCGCGCGATGTCGACGCGTTCAACCGAATCTCTTATGAAAAGATCGCCGAAACGCGCATTTCCTATGGGGGACGCGGCCGGTTGACCGAGGTTCAGCAGCCTCCGGTCGGTCAGCAGTTCGTCGATATCTATTCGCCGATCTGA